DNA from Pseudomonas putida:
GGTGAAGTCCGGCAGGGCTTCCTCGGCCTGGGCGGTGAGCACCTGGCCGAGCATCAGCACGGCGGCGAACATCGATAGGTAGGATTTCAAGCGTGGTATTGACATACGGCTCCCGTCACAACGAGCGTAGTTAACAAAGTGAGGCCTTTGCACAAGCAAGAAAGGCCAGCCCCCGAGAAGCCTGACCTATAGAAAATTTACGAAAGGATTGCAAATGACAATGCTTTAATTTCATGTCAGACGCATGACCTACGATACGTAGGAAGGTACACCATCACTGGCGTGCCTGGGCATCCTGGGCCCGCATGGACAGGGCGACACGCTCGGCAGTCCCCAGGGGGATCTCGCCAACCACGGTGACCATGACCTTACCTTTGGGCGTATTGAGACGGCGTGATACGGCGACTGTTGGCCCCAACTGCGCGCGGGTGTCGGGCCCCGCATCGTCGCTGACCGGTTCCAGAAACACCGAGAAGCGTGCCAAGCCATCGTCGTACATGAGACTGCTGACCATGCTGTCACGCACCGGATCGCGGCGCACGGAGCTGTTGATCAGCTCGAAACCCGGCGGCAACCAATCCGAACGCCAGCCAGAGGCGGCTTCGGTGCTCGCGGCAGTGACTCGCTCGACCGGCTTGCACGAAGCACTGGCGAGCAGGTCATCGTCGGTGGGCACGTCATCGGTATCCAGACGGGTCATCTGGAAGCGCTCGAGCAACTGGCCTTTGTCGTTGAGCATCAAAGAGCGCAAGGGCAAACCAGTGCGGCGATCCAGGTGCAGTTCGAAGGCATAGCGGTGCTGGTCCCGCGGAGTGAGCGTCACGATCACGGCGTCGCGCCCGGCGACCCGGGACTTGCCCGCAACGCTCAAATCGTACCAGCTCATCAGTTTGAGAGGATCGAGCACACGCGGTGCGGAGTCCGGTGGGGCGCCTACGCGGCTGACCAGGGCGCCGCTGACGCATTGGACCTTGCCATCGACGCGCACGATTTCCTGGGTCGCGCCATCGAGCTGCAACAAGCGCTCGCTGACCTTGCCATCCTGGACGCGGTGCCAGATATCGTGGGAGGAGAAGCTGCCATTGCGTTCGTAGACGAAAGACCCCTGGTAACTCTGTTCTCGCTCGGCCTGCGCCAGCTTGTTCAGCCACTCACTCGCCTCGGGCGAGGAGTTGGCCGCCAACGCTGGCACCATCATGCAACTGCCAAATAGCAGCGTCAGGAGAGGTAGCGCGCGCATGATCCTCCTTACTTAACGGTTTTCCAGGCTGGCGGCGCGTGCGTAGGGCAGAGCGGTCTCGGTACCCTTGAGCGCAGATTCCTGGGCATGCTGGCGCAGATACCCTGGCAAACGCTGATCCCAGCCGGCCTGATTCTGCAGCACGCCGTTGGCCATCGGCCCGGTCGGTTGCTCACTGCTCTCACTATAGCCTGCCAAAACGGCCGGGCCCTGTGCTTGCGGCACGCTCAGACCTTGCTGGGCAGGTTGTTGGGCAGCGAGCTCGGCACCGGTGATCTCATCCTGGTTGTACAGGCGCACGCCAGCCAATACGGCGACGGTCACCGAGGCGGCTACGGCCAGGCGCCCAATGGTGCGCCATGGGCCTTGCTTGACCTTGGCAGGCACGGCCTCGTCGGCCAAAGCTGCGGACACCGCCGAGGCGATATCGAGTTTCGGCAGTACCAGTTCGTTGTGCATCGCTGCACGCGCGACCTGATAGCGGGACCAGGTGGCACGGGTTTCAGGATCGTCGACGGCGTTCAACACGCGACGCAGTTCAAGTTCGTCCGCTTCGTTATCCATTACCGCGGACAGCGATTCCTGCAAAGCTTCACGACTCATGGCGGTTCCTCTCTTGGCTGTCGCCGCTGTCTCAGGTTTCCTGCAACAGAGGCTGCAGGGCTTTATCAATGGCCTCCCGAGCGCGGAAAATTCGAGAGCGCACGGTACCTACCGGACATTGCATGACACTGGCAATGTCTTCGTAACTCAGTCCGTCGAACTCACGTAGGGTCAATGCCGTGCGCAGGTCCTCGGGCAGTTGCTGGATGGTGCGATGGACAGTGCCTTCGATTTCATCCCGCAACAACGCGCGCTCTGGAGACTCGAGATCCTTGAGGCCATGATCGCCGTCGTAAAACTCCGCATCCTCGGAGCTCACATCACTGTCTGGTGGACGCCTTCCGCGGGACACCAGATAGTTCTTCGCCGTGTTGATGGCGATGCGGTACAGCCAGGTATAGAAAGCACTGTCACCGCGAAAATTTCCCAGCGCCCGGTAGGCCTTGATGAAAGCCTCCTGCGCCACATCCTGGGCCTCGTGGGTGTCGTGGACGAACCGCACGATCAACCCGAGAATCTTGTGCTGATACTTCAGCACCAACAGATCGAACGCTCGCCTGTCGCCGCGCTGCACACGCTCGACAAGCTGCTGATCCTCTTCCTGGGTTAGCATGAACACTCCTCAGTGGTCTCGAAGGAGCGTTGCAACAGCCATCGTTCAGGCTTGCAACCATAGACTCGGCCTTTGCGCAAAAGTTCTCCCCTCCAAGCAAGTTTCCTGCGGCCCTTGGTCGGCTCGCACGAAAGACGCAGCGCGGTCACGGCCGGCTGCGTCGATAATCTGATCTCGAATACGCAGGTGTCAGCCCGAAAGAGCTACCGCCATGCGTCGCCGCGGCATTTGGTGGCGTGCGGGCAGCCTTCTTAGGATTTCCACCGGTATCGGAAAGTTCCCATAAAGATCGCCACCAGGGTGCAGATGCCATTGGAAATCAGACACCTGTGGCTGCTATAAAGGCAGCCGGACAGGCTTAACGATAGTTTCACAATGCCATCTGCGCATGACTATTGTGCCGCTCCCCTTCCCAAGATTACTAGTGTCAAGACATGAGCCAACAATTCCAACACGATGTCCTGGTGATCGGCAGCGGCGCCGCTGGCCTCAGCCTGGCACTGAACCTTCCCAGCCACTTGCGCATCGCCGTGCTGAGCAAAGGCGACCTGGCCAACGGTTCGACCTTCTGGGCCCAGGGCGGCGTCGCCGCGGTTCTGGACAACACCGATACCGTCCAGTCCCATGTCGAGGACACGCTTAATGCCGGCGGCGGCCTGTGTCATGAAGATGCCGTGCGCTTCACCGTCGAGCACAGCCGCGAAGCCATCGAATGGTTGATCGAACAAGGGGTCCCCTTCACCCGCGACGAGCATTACAGCGTCGATGACGGCGGCTTCGAGTTTCACCTGACCCGCGAAGGTGGTCACAGCCACCGGCGCATCATCCATGCCGCCGATGCGACGGGCGCGGCGATCTTCACTGCCCTGCTGAACCAGGCGCGCCAGCGGCCGAACATCGAGCTGCTGGAGCAGCGTGTGGCGGTCGACCTGATCACCGAGCGCCGCCTGGGCCTGCCCGGCGAGCGTTGCCTGGGCGCCTACGTGCTGGACCGCAACACCGGCGAGGTCGACACCTTCGGAGCGCGCTTCACCGTGCTGGCCACTGGCGGCGCGGCCAAGGTCTATCTCTATACCAGCAACCCCGACGGCGCCTGCGGCGATGGTATCGCCATGGCCTGGCGCGCTGGCTGCCGGGTGGCCAACCTGGAATTCAACCAGTTCCACCCCACTTGCCTGTACCACCCCCAGGCCAAGAGTTTCCTGATCACCGAGGCCTTGCGTGGCGAAGGGGCCCTGCTGCGCCTGCCCAATGGCGAACGCTTCATGCCGCGCTTCGACCCCCGCGAGGAACTCGCCCCCCGGGATATCGTCGCCCGCGCCATCGACCACGAAATGAAGCGCCTGGGCGTGGATTGTGTCTATCTGGACATCAGTCACAAGCCTGCCGAC
Protein-coding regions in this window:
- the nadB gene encoding L-aspartate oxidase, with the translated sequence MSQQFQHDVLVIGSGAAGLSLALNLPSHLRIAVLSKGDLANGSTFWAQGGVAAVLDNTDTVQSHVEDTLNAGGGLCHEDAVRFTVEHSREAIEWLIEQGVPFTRDEHYSVDDGGFEFHLTREGGHSHRRIIHAADATGAAIFTALLNQARQRPNIELLEQRVAVDLITERRLGLPGERCLGAYVLDRNTGEVDTFGARFTVLATGGAAKVYLYTSNPDGACGDGIAMAWRAGCRVANLEFNQFHPTCLYHPQAKSFLITEALRGEGALLRLPNGERFMPRFDPREELAPRDIVARAIDHEMKRLGVDCVYLDISHKPADFIKNHFPTVYERCLAFGIDITRQAIPVVPAAHYTCGGVMVDDRGHTDVPGLYAIGETSFTGLHGANRMASNSLLECFVYGRAAAADIEAHLDEVQAPTALPCWDASQVTDSDEDVIIAHNWDELRRFMWDYVGIVRTSKRLQRAEHRVRLLLDEIDEFYSNYKVSRDLIELRNLAQVAELMIRSAMQRKESRGLHYTLDYPGMLSEAKDTILSPV
- the rpoE gene encoding RNA polymerase sigma factor RpoE is translated as MLTQEEDQQLVERVQRGDRRAFDLLVLKYQHKILGLIVRFVHDTHEAQDVAQEAFIKAYRALGNFRGDSAFYTWLYRIAINTAKNYLVSRGRRPPDSDVSSEDAEFYDGDHGLKDLESPERALLRDEIEGTVHRTIQQLPEDLRTALTLREFDGLSYEDIASVMQCPVGTVRSRIFRAREAIDKALQPLLQET
- a CDS encoding sigma-E factor negative regulatory protein gives rise to the protein MSREALQESLSAVMDNEADELELRRVLNAVDDPETRATWSRYQVARAAMHNELVLPKLDIASAVSAALADEAVPAKVKQGPWRTIGRLAVAASVTVAVLAGVRLYNQDEITGAELAAQQPAQQGLSVPQAQGPAVLAGYSESSEQPTGPMANGVLQNQAGWDQRLPGYLRQHAQESALKGTETALPYARAASLENR
- a CDS encoding MucB/RseB C-terminal domain-containing protein, with amino-acid sequence MRALPLLTLLFGSCMMVPALAANSSPEASEWLNKLAQAEREQSYQGSFVYERNGSFSSHDIWHRVQDGKVSERLLQLDGATQEIVRVDGKVQCVSGALVSRVGAPPDSAPRVLDPLKLMSWYDLSVAGKSRVAGRDAVIVTLTPRDQHRYAFELHLDRRTGLPLRSLMLNDKGQLLERFQMTRLDTDDVPTDDDLLASASCKPVERVTAASTEAASGWRSDWLPPGFELINSSVRRDPVRDSMVSSLMYDDGLARFSVFLEPVSDDAGPDTRAQLGPTVAVSRRLNTPKGKVMVTVVGEIPLGTAERVALSMRAQDAQARQ